DNA from Hyphomicrobiales bacterium:
ATTTTCTGTGTCATGGATCACTTGGCGTTGAAGGTTAGAAAGGCTGACCTCGTCATCATCAACCACACCCAGCGTACCAACACCTGCGGCGGCTAAATATTGCAACAAGGGCGAACCAAGACCACCTGCCCCGATGATCAAAACCTTTGCTGCTTTTAATTTTTGCTGCCCAGCACCGCCCACTTCTGCCAAAACAATGTGACGGGCATAGCGTTCAATCTCTTGAGCATCCAACATCTAAGCAACACCTGTTGAGCCGAAACCACCTGCGCCGCGTTCTGTATCGCTCAATTCATCTGCGGTCGTAAATGTCACCTGCGTTACGGGTGCAATCACCATTTGAGCAATGCGCATACCGCGTTCAACAGTGAAAGGCTCTGCACCGTGGTTGATCAAGATCACCTGAACTTCGCCACGATAATCAGCATCAATTGTGCCGGGCGAATTAAGCGCAGTCACACCGTTCTTAATCGCGAGGCCAGAACGGGGGCGGATTTGTGCTTCATAGCCCTCAGGAATTTCCATCGCGAGGCCCGTTGGGATCAATGTCCGCTCACCCGATCCAAGCGTTACGGGTGCACCTTCAGCCACAGCGGCGC
Protein-coding regions in this window:
- the dut gene encoding dUTP diphosphatase; translated protein: MVQVALKTLPHFDGLELPAYETANSAGVDLRAAVAEGAPVTLGSGERTLIPTGLAMEIPEGYEAQIRPRSGLAIKNGVTALNSPGTIDADYRGEVQVILINHGAEPFTVERGMRIAQMVIAPVTQVTFTTADELSDTERGAGGFGSTGVA